A section of the Candidatus Omnitrophota bacterium genome encodes:
- a CDS encoding SUF system NifU family Fe-S cluster assembly protein: MSDAARHELYQQVILEHNKNPRNFKKLENPTHFAEGYNPLCGDHLMVYMKINSGNIIEDVSFEGSGCAISKASASMMTASLKGKTADEAKKTFAEFHKLVTGELNPTKDPNTLGKLSIFSGIWQYPSRVKCAVLSWHTMNGALNKIQTVSTEK, encoded by the coding sequence ATGAGTGATGCCGCGCGCCACGAACTTTACCAGCAAGTCATCTTGGAACATAATAAAAATCCGCGTAATTTTAAAAAGCTGGAAAACCCAACGCATTTTGCCGAAGGATATAATCCGCTTTGCGGCGATCATTTGATGGTTTACATGAAGATTAATTCAGGCAATATTATCGAGGATGTTTCTTTTGAAGGATCAGGCTGTGCTATCTCAAAGGCATCCGCATCCATGATGACAGCCAGCTTGAAGGGCAAGACAGCCGATGAGGCTAAAAAGACCTTTGCGGAATTCCATAAGCTTGTCACGGGAGAACTAAACCCAACAAAAGACCCGAACACTCTCGGAAAACTTTCTATATTTTCCGGAATATGGCAATATCCATCACGCGTTAAATGCGCTGTTCTTTCCTGGCATACAATGAACGGTGCTTTAAATAAGATCCAAACTGTCTCTACGGAAAAATGA
- the moaA gene encoding GTP 3',8-cyclase MoaA: protein MNASHSPHYSTLTDAVDGLGTIPSIADPAIFKNATVDQHRRPLNDLRISVIDRCNFRCPYCMPGEEGGHQYHFLKKEEWLTFEEIRKLTQVFVNLGVSKVRITGGEPLLRENLPSLIEKIRSIKGVSDLALTTNGIFLKNHAKSLRDAGLSRITISLDTLDENTFRVMSGGKGELTQVLEGITAAQQCGFGNLKINAVIQRNLNDKNILQLAEYFRGTKHIIRFIEYMDVGNQNGWRCDLVVPSAQVLKIIDERFPLEAMEPNYQGEVAARYRYKDGQGEIGFISSITQPFCGTCTRARLSTDGKFYTCLFAGSGLDLRSQLRRGATEQELLQAISNTWKNRSDRYSEERFTLSQKNFHSKKVEMYQIGG, encoded by the coding sequence ATGAACGCTTCCCACAGCCCTCATTATTCAACGCTGACTGATGCGGTCGATGGATTAGGTACGATACCTTCTATCGCTGATCCGGCCATTTTTAAAAACGCTACCGTCGATCAACATCGCCGCCCACTAAATGATCTGCGGATTTCTGTTATCGACCGCTGCAATTTTCGCTGTCCTTACTGTATGCCCGGCGAAGAAGGCGGGCACCAGTATCATTTTCTTAAAAAAGAAGAGTGGCTAACATTTGAGGAGATAAGGAAATTAACGCAAGTTTTCGTTAATTTAGGTGTTTCTAAGGTGCGCATTACCGGTGGCGAACCGCTTTTACGGGAAAACCTTCCCAGCCTTATTGAGAAAATTCGAAGTATTAAAGGTGTTTCTGATCTAGCGCTGACAACAAACGGTATTTTTCTTAAAAACCACGCGAAATCTTTACGCGATGCCGGACTCTCGCGAATTACCATAAGTCTTGATACGCTGGACGAGAATACCTTTCGTGTCATGAGCGGCGGTAAAGGCGAGTTAACCCAAGTTTTGGAAGGCATTACGGCCGCGCAACAATGCGGTTTTGGAAATTTAAAAATTAATGCCGTCATCCAAAGAAACTTGAACGATAAAAACATCCTGCAATTAGCCGAATATTTTAGAGGAACAAAACACATCATCCGTTTTATAGAATATATGGATGTAGGAAACCAAAACGGCTGGCGCTGTGACCTTGTTGTCCCGTCCGCGCAAGTTTTAAAAATAATCGACGAGCGTTTTCCTCTTGAAGCTATGGAACCAAATTATCAGGGAGAAGTTGCCGCGCGTTATCGATACAAAGACGGGCAGGGAGAAATTGGATTCATCTCGTCAATTACGCAGCCTTTTTGTGGAACATGCACGCGCGCACGGCTATCGACCGATGGAAAATTTTATACATGCCTTTTCGCCGGTTCCGGGTTAGACCTGCGTTCACAGCTGCGCCGCGGCGCGACAGAACAAGAATTGCTGCAAGCAATTAGTAATACTTGGAAAAATCGTAGTGACCGCTATTCCGAAGAACGCTTTACACTCTCCCAAAAAAATTTCCATTCTAAGAAAGTTGAAATGTACCAAATAGGCGGGTAA
- the murB gene encoding UDP-N-acetylmuramate dehydrogenase — MNDYKFLEKAGCEVAANVRLEKFTTFQLGGPCPCLVSCQTPQQLEQTIRELLNRKLKFILIGSGSNLLVSDSGLDCVVVRFVSEKPLIELSGEKILVSSSTLLDDLALFAAQHSLEGLNCTTGIPGTVGGAIVGNAGAFGKQISDCLESIELLDEGGIKQTVFPSSLDFQYRHSNLKEANKIVLSACFKLIRGDKEKLLSERQEILKIRHEKHPDLMHYPCAGSFFKNIEPTSAAGRRQAAGWFLEQAGAKEMKVGGAVVYEKHANIIVKSSGCTSQNVYDLSRKMAEVVQKQFGFSLTREVRLVGEFSGCLDGSCQIIK; from the coding sequence ATGAATGATTATAAGTTTTTAGAAAAGGCTGGCTGTGAAGTTGCCGCTAACGTTCGCTTAGAAAAATTCACCACGTTTCAGCTTGGCGGCCCTTGCCCCTGTCTTGTTTCTTGCCAAACACCTCAACAGCTTGAGCAAACAATTCGTGAACTTCTGAATAGAAAACTGAAGTTTATCCTTATCGGCAGTGGTTCTAATTTACTTGTTTCCGACTCCGGATTAGATTGCGTTGTGGTTCGTTTTGTAAGCGAAAAACCACTGATCGAGCTTTCGGGAGAGAAAATCCTTGTTTCGTCAAGTACGCTTTTGGACGACCTGGCGCTTTTTGCCGCGCAACATTCCCTGGAAGGATTAAACTGCACGACCGGAATTCCCGGAACGGTTGGCGGTGCGATTGTCGGCAATGCGGGTGCCTTTGGAAAACAAATAAGTGATTGCCTAGAATCCATCGAGCTCTTAGATGAGGGTGGAATTAAACAAACCGTTTTCCCTTCTTCTCTGGATTTCCAATACCGACATTCAAATCTTAAGGAAGCCAATAAAATTGTTTTGTCGGCATGTTTTAAACTTATCCGTGGTGATAAAGAAAAGTTATTATCTGAGCGGCAAGAAATCCTTAAGATCCGCCATGAAAAACATCCTGATTTGATGCACTATCCGTGCGCCGGAAGCTTTTTTAAAAATATTGAGCCAACATCAGCGGCCGGCCGTCGTCAAGCCGCGGGTTGGTTTTTGGAGCAAGCCGGCGCAAAGGAAATGAAAGTCGGCGGTGCTGTTGTTTATGAAAAGCACGCCAATATTATTGTTAAATCGTCGGGATGCACGTCTCAAAATGTTTATGATCTATCAAGAAAGATGGCCGAGGTTGTTCAAAAACAATTTGGATTTTCTTTAACACGAGAAGTTCGACTTGTGGGAGAATTTAGCGGCTGCTTAGATGGATCCTGCCAGATAATTAAGTAA
- a CDS encoding cob(I)yrinic acid a,c-diamide adenosyltransferase → MSITTKQGDEGFSRLFSGEKVLKNSPRLDAYGDIDELVSLLGIARNYVKNKEAKKDILYIQKSLFVAASELATTAKKLSRLPQRLDERMLSVLDEKRSCLEAKTKIPKGFIVPASTLSAAYLDYARAVSRRCERKIVTLLKNKTIQNKVLLIWFNRLSDYLYLLARREEPKSLLVKDNE, encoded by the coding sequence ATGAGCATTACAACGAAACAAGGCGATGAAGGCTTTAGCAGGCTTTTTTCCGGAGAAAAGGTCTTGAAAAATTCTCCTCGATTGGACGCGTATGGCGATATTGATGAATTAGTTTCCCTGTTAGGCATCGCCCGGAATTATGTAAAAAATAAAGAAGCAAAAAAAGATATTTTATATATTCAAAAAAGCCTCTTTGTCGCGGCGTCAGAGCTGGCGACGACCGCAAAGAAACTTTCCCGTTTGCCACAGCGTTTAGATGAGCGCATGTTAAGCGTATTAGATGAAAAGCGTTCCTGCCTAGAAGCTAAAACAAAGATTCCAAAAGGGTTTATTGTTCCCGCAAGTACTCTTTCAGCGGCCTATCTTGATTATGCTCGTGCGGTTTCCCGTCGATGCGAGCGAAAAATAGTTACGCTTTTAAAGAATAAAACCATTCAAAATAAAGTTTTGCTTATCTGGTTCAACCGCCTTTCGGATTATCTGTATTTGTTAGCGCGCCGCGAGGAACCTAAATCTCTTTTGGTTAAAGATAATGAATGA
- a CDS encoding molybdenum cofactor biosynthesis protein MoaE: MFAISGKSLKSFIQKNTPKSSKAGALVSFEGFVRNNSMGHKISGLEYRSTGPRTLRIGRTILKEAKKKFDVYELRCVHRIGRLKVGDRTIWIAALSAHRDEAFKACRYVIEELKKRLPILKKEIYVSDY, encoded by the coding sequence ATGTTCGCCATTTCAGGAAAATCTTTAAAGAGCTTCATTCAAAAAAATACGCCAAAATCTTCTAAGGCCGGCGCTTTGGTTTCCTTTGAAGGTTTTGTGCGAAACAATAGCATGGGCCATAAGATTTCCGGGCTTGAATATCGCAGTACCGGGCCGCGGACTTTGCGAATTGGCAGAACGATCTTAAAAGAAGCAAAAAAAAAATTTGATGTTTATGAGCTGCGCTGCGTTCATCGTATCGGACGCTTAAAAGTCGGCGATAGAACGATTTGGATCGCTGCTCTTAGCGCGCATCGCGATGAAGCGTTTAAGGCATGCCGTTATGTAATCGAAGAATTAAAAAAGCGCCTCCCTATTTTAAAAAAAGAAATTTACGTGAGCGACTATTGA
- a CDS encoding 2Fe-2S iron-sulfur cluster-binding protein, protein MAKLIIDNAEHEIPDGSSIAEVCEKSGIPFSCNSGVCATCQVKVLEGAENLSELNQEELDLGMDRDNRLSCQCSIKSGTVKLKY, encoded by the coding sequence ATGGCTAAATTGATCATCGATAATGCTGAACATGAAATTCCCGACGGATCGTCAATTGCGGAAGTTTGCGAGAAATCAGGAATTCCCTTTAGCTGTAATTCCGGAGTTTGCGCGACGTGTCAGGTGAAAGTTTTGGAAGGCGCGGAAAATTTAAGCGAATTGAACCAAGAGGAATTAGATCTCGGGATGGATCGCGATAATCGCCTCTCTTGCCAGTGTTCTATTAAAAGCGGTACCGTTAAATTGAAATATTAG
- the ispH gene encoding 4-hydroxy-3-methylbut-2-enyl diphosphate reductase — MEIFLAKTQGFCAGVSFAIDIVEEALQKYGAPLYVYHEIVHNTYVVESFRGKGVIFVEDIDSVPQGARIIFSAHGVPPSVVQKAKARGLNFVDATCPLVTKVHHEAVKFSQLNYETVLIGHRGHQELIGTSGHVNPKLLHVVENEHDIDNLKIDPNKEVAYITQTTLSVDDTEVMIAKLRQKFPNLIGPPRSDLCYATQNRQDAVKELAKICDLIIICGSPNSSNSNRLRETGEKAGCQSFIIDNANELDLNILSGQRKIGISSGASVPRLIVDELISRIKNKYPKTVVHEFENPEKNIAFALPKI, encoded by the coding sequence GTGGAAATATTTTTAGCGAAAACACAAGGGTTTTGCGCGGGGGTATCTTTTGCGATAGATATTGTAGAGGAAGCTTTGCAAAAATACGGCGCCCCCCTCTATGTTTATCACGAAATCGTTCACAATACTTATGTCGTGGAAAGTTTTCGTGGAAAAGGTGTTATTTTTGTGGAAGATATTGATAGTGTTCCGCAAGGAGCCAGGATCATCTTTAGCGCGCACGGTGTTCCTCCGAGCGTTGTTCAAAAAGCCAAAGCGCGCGGTTTAAATTTTGTTGATGCCACCTGTCCGCTGGTGACAAAGGTTCATCATGAGGCGGTTAAATTTTCACAGCTGAATTATGAAACCGTTTTGATCGGCCACCGCGGCCACCAAGAGCTGATCGGAACATCCGGGCATGTTAACCCGAAATTATTGCACGTTGTCGAAAATGAACATGATATTGATAATCTTAAAATTGATCCTAACAAGGAAGTTGCCTACATTACCCAAACAACCCTTTCCGTTGATGATACGGAGGTGATGATCGCAAAACTTCGGCAAAAATTCCCCAATTTGATCGGCCCGCCGCGTTCTGACCTTTGTTATGCCACGCAAAACCGTCAAGATGCGGTTAAAGAATTAGCTAAGATCTGCGATTTGATCATCATTTGCGGCTCACCTAATAGTTCGAATAGCAATCGTTTGCGCGAGACCGGAGAAAAGGCCGGATGCCAGAGTTTTATTATTGACAATGCCAATGAATTAGACTTAAATATCTTATCCGGGCAAAGAAAGATCGGGATCAGTTCCGGCGCATCCGTTCCTCGCTTGATCGTTGATGAATTGATCAGTCGGATAAAAAATAAATATCCCAAAACGGTTGTTCATGAATTTGAGAATCCGGAAAAGAATATCGCGTTCGCGCTTCCAAAAATTTAA
- the ispG gene encoding flavodoxin-dependent (E)-4-hydroxy-3-methylbut-2-enyl-diphosphate synthase, translated as MSQMKRRKTPLVKIGSVTLGSGYPIVIQSMTDTPTADIEKTLVQTIELTEAGSELVRWTINDDEAARGAVTIIKMLRDKGYRTPIVGDFHFNGHTLLAKHPDCAKALDKYRINPGNVGKGDRHDENFSSIVKIAVEYDKPVRIGVNWGSLDQELLTDLMDENAKLKNPKDAKEVTYDAMIKSALQSAQLAQKIGLKKDKIVLSVKMSVLQDMVTVYERLAEQCDYALHLGLTEAGSDVRGISSSAAALSILLQKGIGDTIRVSLTPQPGIKRSREVEVCKNLLQAMGFRYFAPSVTSCPGCGRTSSDYFQFLAKDINEHIERRMPAWKKQYPGVEELKIAVMGCVVNGPGESRHADIGISLPGTSEKPIAPVYVDGKEFKTLKGENIKEEFITILEEYLKKKFLP; from the coding sequence ATGTCTCAAATGAAACGTCGAAAAACTCCTCTCGTTAAAATCGGTTCCGTCACACTAGGAAGCGGTTATCCTATCGTCATTCAATCTATGACGGATACGCCAACCGCCGATATTGAGAAGACTCTCGTGCAAACAATTGAATTGACCGAAGCCGGCTCCGAATTGGTGCGCTGGACCATTAATGATGATGAAGCCGCGCGCGGTGCCGTTACGATCATCAAAATGCTTCGCGACAAAGGCTATCGGACTCCTATTGTCGGTGATTTTCATTTCAACGGACACACGCTTTTAGCCAAACATCCCGATTGCGCGAAAGCGCTTGATAAATATCGCATCAATCCCGGCAATGTCGGAAAAGGTGACCGTCATGATGAAAATTTCTCAAGCATTGTAAAAATTGCGGTTGAGTATGATAAGCCCGTTCGGATCGGTGTTAACTGGGGGTCACTAGATCAAGAGCTCTTGACCGACCTTATGGATGAAAACGCGAAGTTAAAAAATCCTAAAGACGCCAAGGAAGTCACCTATGACGCCATGATCAAAAGCGCGCTTCAAAGCGCTCAACTTGCGCAAAAGATCGGCCTTAAAAAAGATAAAATCGTTTTAAGCGTTAAGATGTCTGTTTTGCAAGATATGGTTACAGTTTATGAACGTTTAGCCGAACAATGTGATTACGCTCTACATTTGGGGCTAACGGAAGCAGGAAGCGATGTGCGCGGAATATCTTCAAGCGCCGCCGCATTAAGCATTTTACTGCAAAAGGGAATTGGTGATACAATTCGTGTTTCTTTAACGCCACAGCCCGGAATCAAACGTTCACGCGAAGTAGAAGTTTGCAAAAATCTGCTTCAGGCAATGGGATTTCGATATTTCGCGCCAAGCGTGACCAGTTGCCCTGGATGCGGACGCACTTCAAGTGATTATTTTCAATTTCTGGCGAAAGACATTAATGAACATATTGAACGTAGAATGCCCGCATGGAAAAAACAATATCCCGGCGTGGAAGAATTAAAAATCGCGGTGATGGGTTGCGTGGTGAACGGCCCAGGAGAAAGCCGTCACGCCGATATCGGAATAAGCTTGCCCGGAACATCGGAAAAACCGATCGCGCCGGTTTACGTAGATGGAAAAGAATTTAAAACACTAAAAGGCGAGAACATCAAAGAAGAATTTATTACGATTTTAGAAGAATATTTAAAGAAGAAATTTTTGCCGTAA
- the bcp gene encoding thioredoxin-dependent thiol peroxidase has protein sequence MPKINVGDKAPEFNVPGSNGENIALKDFKGKKSVVLYFYPKDDTPGCTVEACGFRDQIKSIAGIDAVVLGVSPDPVDSHKKFIQKFKLPFILLSDVDKKICQDYGVWVGKSMYGRKYMGVARTTFIIGKDGKVVKVFEKVKPEGHEAEVIATLKEV, from the coding sequence ATGCCTAAAATAAATGTCGGCGACAAAGCGCCCGAATTTAATGTTCCGGGAAGTAATGGCGAGAATATAGCCTTAAAAGATTTTAAGGGAAAGAAAAGCGTTGTCTTGTATTTTTATCCTAAGGATGACACACCGGGCTGCACGGTTGAGGCGTGCGGATTTCGCGACCAAATCAAATCTATCGCAGGCATTGATGCGGTCGTTTTAGGCGTGAGCCCGGATCCGGTGGATTCCCATAAGAAGTTTATCCAGAAATTTAAGCTTCCTTTTATTCTTTTAAGCGATGTTGATAAGAAAATTTGCCAAGATTATGGTGTTTGGGTGGGAAAAAGTATGTATGGACGAAAGTATATGGGCGTTGCGCGCACAACATTTATTATCGGTAAAGACGGAAAAGTTGTGAAGGTTTTTGAAAAGGTCAAGCCGGAAGGCCATGAAGCAGAAGTTATTGCGACGTTAAAGGAAGTGTAA
- a CDS encoding VOC family protein — translation MIKILGIDHVAINVRDLDKALEFYTEVFGLNVTKREPSKPGIEYFLDCGPSLIGIIQAKDLTSEHQFANDGLGANHFSFRVHAQDFDEMIKRLEDHQVRIEFAKKREKSWSLYFYDLDGNKLEVTAWPLEDGIPAQNLQKVIYDPYRKTWNPY, via the coding sequence ATGATTAAAATTCTTGGCATTGATCATGTCGCGATCAATGTTCGGGATCTCGATAAAGCACTTGAGTTTTACACAGAAGTTTTTGGACTGAACGTTACCAAGCGCGAACCATCGAAACCCGGCATTGAATATTTTCTTGATTGCGGTCCTTCCCTGATCGGTATCATTCAAGCAAAAGACCTTACGAGCGAACACCAGTTTGCCAATGATGGTTTGGGCGCAAATCACTTTTCTTTCCGCGTCCATGCGCAGGATTTCGACGAGATGATCAAGCGCCTGGAGGATCATCAGGTGCGAATCGAATTTGCCAAAAAGCGCGAAAAAAGCTGGTCGCTTTATTTTTATGATCTTGACGGCAATAAGCTGGAAGTGACGGCTTGGCCCCTGGAAGACGGAATTCCTGCTCAAAATCTGCAAAAAGTTATTTACGATCCCTATCGCAAAACCTGGAATCCTTATTAA
- the hisJ gene encoding histidinol-phosphatase HisJ, with translation MSRIVSDYHMHTPLCGHAVGLPSQYVEHAIKIGLKEMGFSDHAPLVSHLDPKITMNMEQLPLYLEMIEDVKKRYAKKIKIKVGIEADFLPGYESKTKAILNSYPFDYVYGSVHFIGKWGFDNPDERVRWKEEDINCVYHDYYDLLRRSAQSGLFDIMAHVDLVKKFGNRPAEDMAHEVRKTAEVFKDYGVAIEINSSGLRKPCKEIYPSLWNLRIYAQAGIPLIFGSDAHEPQHVGKDFDKSLKLAKDAGFKQYGIFEKRKIKKVIKL, from the coding sequence ATGTCGCGTATTGTTTCTGATTATCATATGCATACTCCGCTTTGCGGCCACGCTGTTGGCTTGCCGAGCCAATATGTTGAACATGCTATAAAGATCGGCCTTAAAGAAATGGGGTTTTCCGATCACGCGCCTTTGGTGTCCCACCTTGATCCCAAGATCACTATGAATATGGAACAACTTCCACTTTATTTAGAAATGATCGAAGATGTTAAGAAGCGCTACGCCAAAAAGATCAAGATCAAAGTCGGCATTGAAGCTGATTTTCTTCCGGGATATGAGTCGAAAACAAAAGCTATTTTAAATTCTTACCCGTTTGATTATGTATACGGTTCCGTGCATTTTATCGGGAAATGGGGTTTTGATAATCCCGATGAGCGTGTTCGCTGGAAGGAAGAAGATATTAACTGCGTTTATCATGATTATTATGATCTGTTGCGCCGTTCGGCGCAGTCCGGCCTGTTTGATATTATGGCGCACGTTGATTTGGTCAAAAAATTTGGCAATCGCCCCGCGGAAGACATGGCGCATGAGGTTAGAAAAACCGCCGAGGTTTTTAAAGATTATGGCGTTGCTATTGAGATCAATAGCTCCGGTTTACGTAAACCCTGTAAAGAGATCTATCCTTCCCTGTGGAATTTACGAATTTATGCTCAGGCCGGGATTCCGCTGATCTTTGGATCGGATGCGCACGAGCCGCAACATGTCGGGAAAGATTTTGATAAAAGCCTTAAATTAGCCAAAGACGCCGGATTTAAACAATATGGTATCTTTGAAAAGCGAAAAATAAAAAAAGTCATTAAATTATGA
- the folE gene encoding GTP cyclohydrolase I FolE — protein MKTNKTAKSTPDVAKLYRELLSSIGEDTSREGLRETPERAARAFHYLTQGYTYNIAEVVNSAIFESDTDEMVIVKDIELYSLCEHHLLPFFGKCHVGYLPKGKIIGLSKIARIVDVFARRLQVQENLTKQIAETIMKHTGAAGVGVVMEAQHLCMMMRGVEKQNSVMKTSCMLGAFRKYSSTRAEFLSLIR, from the coding sequence ATGAAAACAAACAAAACAGCAAAATCAACACCTGATGTTGCCAAACTATACCGAGAGCTTCTTTCAAGCATCGGAGAAGATACAAGCCGCGAAGGATTAAGGGAGACGCCCGAACGCGCGGCGCGCGCCTTTCATTATTTAACACAAGGATACACCTACAACATCGCCGAAGTTGTCAATAGCGCTATTTTTGAATCCGATACTGATGAGATGGTGATCGTTAAGGATATTGAGCTTTATTCTTTATGCGAGCATCATCTTTTGCCGTTTTTTGGCAAATGCCATGTAGGCTACTTGCCCAAAGGAAAGATCATCGGGCTTTCAAAGATCGCCCGGATCGTTGATGTCTTCGCGCGCCGGCTTCAAGTGCAAGAAAATCTAACAAAGCAAATTGCCGAAACGATCATGAAACACACCGGCGCAGCAGGCGTTGGCGTTGTTATGGAAGCTCAGCATCTTTGCATGATGATGCGCGGCGTTGAAAAACAAAATTCCGTCATGAAAACATCATGCATGCTTGGAGCATTTCGCAAATACAGCTCAACGCGTGCGGAATTCTTGAGCCTTATCCGATAA
- a CDS encoding SDR family oxidoreductase translates to MPKPAALITGGAKRIGQAISLSLAQLGFDIALHYNRSRKEAENTASQIRKTGVHCEIFKADLENGRETLALIAKVSRRFPKLSLLVNSASIFKKSKLTTDNLKLFNMHFSINFKAPYILSCDFAKICKSGQIINILDTHITTSKTTYPAYLLSKKLLGEFTSLAALQFAPKIRVNAIAPGLILAPAAKDETYLKRLAQNIPLKKRGNPTNITHAIQFLLENGYVSGQTIFIDGGEHLLS, encoded by the coding sequence TTGCCCAAACCAGCCGCATTAATTACGGGAGGCGCAAAACGCATTGGGCAGGCTATTTCGCTAAGCCTTGCTCAATTGGGATTTGACATCGCGCTTCACTATAATAGGTCCCGCAAAGAAGCCGAGAATACAGCTTCCCAAATACGCAAAACTGGCGTTCACTGCGAGATTTTTAAGGCGGATTTAGAGAATGGGCGCGAAACTTTGGCGCTTATCGCCAAAGTTTCGCGCCGTTTTCCTAAATTAAGCCTGCTTGTCAATAGTGCTTCCATTTTTAAGAAATCCAAACTCACGACAGACAATCTCAAGTTATTCAACATGCACTTTTCCATCAATTTTAAAGCGCCTTATATCTTGTCCTGTGATTTCGCTAAAATCTGCAAGAGCGGTCAGATCATCAATATCCTTGATACACACATCACAACTTCTAAAACCACGTATCCAGCCTATCTTTTATCAAAAAAGCTTCTGGGCGAATTCACCAGTTTAGCGGCTCTTCAATTTGCCCCAAAAATTCGCGTGAACGCCATCGCTCCGGGATTGATCCTTGCGCCAGCCGCCAAAGACGAAACATATTTAAAGCGGCTGGCGCAAAACATTCCCCTTAAAAAAAGAGGGAATCCGACTAATATTACCCACGCTATCCAATTTCTCCTTGAAAACGGCTATGTAAGCGGGCAAACCATTTTTATCGATGGCGGAGAACACCTGCTATCCTAA
- a CDS encoding dihydroneopterin aldolase: MLTTIRITDLKVKAIIGINPWERKIKQNILLNITLQYNASKAIKNDNIVEAIDYKTLTKHIIREVSTSRFFLLEKLAQFTLDIVLSDSRIKSASVRIDKPLALRFAKSVSAEVFGKR, from the coding sequence ATGCTGACCACGATCCGAATCACCGACCTCAAAGTTAAAGCGATCATCGGGATCAATCCATGGGAACGTAAAATCAAACAGAACATCCTTCTTAACATCACCCTTCAATACAATGCATCCAAAGCCATCAAAAACGACAATATAGTAGAGGCCATTGATTACAAAACCCTAACTAAGCATATTATTAGGGAAGTATCTACATCGCGCTTCTTTCTACTGGAGAAACTGGCCCAATTTACTCTGGATATTGTTCTAAGCGATTCCAGAATCAAATCGGCCAGCGTTCGTATCGACAAACCCCTAGCTCTACGCTTTGCAAAGTCAGTTTCTGCCGAAGTTTTTGGCAAGAGATAG
- a CDS encoding septal ring lytic transglycosylase RlpA family protein, with protein sequence MKKSIKRITFILTFAFALGLFPRAMEPKLTAMPSPKYTRLGKASWYSKKSPGINRHTANNEIFDDTDLTCAMWGVPFNQRIRVTNLSNGKSIIVRVNDRGPHKRFVRQGRIIDLTRAAFSLIESPKSGLTNVEIEFL encoded by the coding sequence ATGAAAAAATCTATCAAGAGAATTACATTCATTCTAACATTTGCATTCGCCCTCGGGCTTTTTCCGCGCGCTATGGAGCCCAAGTTAACCGCTATGCCCAGCCCCAAATATACGCGTTTAGGAAAAGCATCCTGGTATTCCAAGAAATCTCCCGGCATTAACCGCCATACAGCGAATAACGAGATCTTTGATGATACCGACTTAACCTGCGCGATGTGGGGCGTTCCGTTCAACCAAAGAATTCGTGTTACTAACTTATCCAACGGCAAGTCCATCATTGTCCGCGTCAATGACCGCGGCCCGCATAAACGTTTTGTCCGCCAGGGAAGGATCATCGATCTCACCCGAGCCGCTTTCTCCCTGATCGAATCTCCAAAATCAGGCCTCACGAACGTTGAAATCGAATTTCTCTAA